DNA sequence from the Acipenser ruthenus chromosome 8, fAciRut3.2 maternal haplotype, whole genome shotgun sequence genome:
AAACAGTGTGATTTTCCTGTAATTCTGATGTTGGATTTGAATAAAcagatagattccaaaatgagattcagtaaaaaaatgtaaataaataaataaataaataaataaataaataaccctgtAGAGTTAATGATTTTAAGGAATTGAGGAATAAACATACAGTTTAGAGTGccatttggttttggttttgttaaaaaatatacagaaaagaGAAGACCATTGACCCTTTGTGCACAATCTTTGCTTTGCCATTAGTTTTaatgcattgccactgaagatcgaATGATAGTGATATGTACATTTAACACAACTCATGATGCTTGAGACCCAATTCAGTTAACTGCTAAAGTATTTAGATACTGAAATTTGCAGGCATTTTGCAGATTGCTGTGTAATCTTCTTAAACCCATAGTCTTCTTATTGCTGTTTAGTGGTAATAATTCCTTATGTTAATGTGCacatataaataattaataatgtatAGCACATATCAGGCTTTTATCTTCAGACTGAATCTTCATATAAGTTAAAATTACATGTAATTGTAGCATTATAtgtatgatttttgtttttctgaaaccATTATGAAGAATACCTAGTTAGAAATACAGATTCTAAAACATAGAGAAGAAAGATACTGTGTGGCGTGGTactccccacccctgtgtgtatttcacgttttgtgttattttgtatttgtatttgttgtattattattatttaaatgtactgttttgtatgtaaaaagacgttattttattgttaaatattttgcagcatggatggagttaacccatccatgctaaactgtTGCAGAATGTGAcggtctccagattgattaatttattactagtTTGGAGACGGTCATATGTATAAAAACCCGAAGCTTTGGCTGATCGAGGTTGGTTGTTCAGAGGTGGAATGTGAGTACAGAGaaactaaaaagaataataacaattgctactcgtgctggcttaaTACCAGCGTGATACTTGTTGTCTTTAGtgcttgttcagtgttttgtctgttttggccaacgtgccgtttgtttttgtaaagtgttttgttttgtttaaactttctgTTGTTAAAATGTGCAGGCAGTGGTTTCATaccctgcagtactgactgtGTCCATCTTCTTCCAGGTCTAATCGTCATCACCAGCCAGCCTCCTCATGTGGTAAATAGACGTGGAATAAAAACGTGAAGGGCAcagaaatgcaatttaaaaatatttattaaaactaaaaaaacagtgcattaaaaataaaagcaacacCGTGACTTTGCTAAAACTGCATCACAAATGATTACATGAAAAACTGATGTACTCCTGGGGCTTTAACTAAAACCTCTTTTTTGTTAGACTTTTCCTTCACAAGAATGTAAATAATTATATGCTGTATTACCATACAAAACAATATCGCTTCCTACTGTAGTGCTGGATTCTGCATTATATTATAGACCTATTGGCACTATACTTTTTTTCATATGGGTTATCAGTATAAAACTCTTCATAACTGTGtaccactttttaaaatacacataATAAACAGATACTTTGCTCTTtgggtttttaaaatgttgagaTTTACAGTACACTTACAAAAAAGAAGTAGCATATTGTTTGTACCAATTTTGTTTATATTGCATATCAAACACTTGCACATGCTAACACATAAAATACCTTCAAAGGAAATCTCATTTTAGTGCATGCATCAGCTCCCCACAATGCTTCTACCATACTATCTGAACTTCAGAGGTTAGTTTAGTTACAAATTTGCTATATTCACTCGAatagtttgtttgttagtagAAGTATAGtaggttttattattaaaattggTTATAGGCATTTTCGTAACAGTATGGTTTTTAGTGGTTTTTAGATATCCTTGCCACATTCAGGGCAAAGGACATCGTCTCTCTCTGCAAGGAAGCCTCGCCCCACCAAGGAAACAGAACATTTCTTGCAGTTGAAGCAGTCGTTGTGCCACTGACGTTCTTCAAAGGAGATGTACTTGCTTCCTCCAATTCCTGTGAATGCAGTGCTATTCAGTTACAACATATTCTGCTGCAAAACGCTGTCTCTGGTAACTCATGCTATTTTTTCATCTTGTATCTCTCATAGCAAGTTTGTATCTTCAGCCTACACTCCTTGCATTGCATTTGTACACAATAATccccatacacacaaacacaccaatCTCACGTTTTCCTGTAAAGTATAATTCATTGAAAGCCTTACATTCTGCCTATAtttttcagctgttttttttttaaatgtacgatTTTAAAATGAATGCCTTCAATGTGTATTTAATAATTTGACGTTTCAAAATGAGTAATTATTAATGTATCCACTTACCTAATACTGAATACTGTAAACCCAGAAATGCTAGCAGTTCATTTCATTTAGAAtattatcaataaataaaacagaaaataagactAGCAATATCTACTCAGGGATACCACTGGTACTACAgtactgcttttgttttgtatcagtAAATTCATACTTGTAGACAGGATGTATCAATCCCCAAAAATGTACCGCACAACTCTAGTCTAGTAAAGTGATGTAAGAATTTCATATTACATATTACAACCACTCATTTCAACACCCTGCCACAGTAAAGTGCACTTTAAAGTTACTTTTTCACTgatttcattacttttttttttttttttacaatgctgaTGGGAGAATGGATAAAAACAGGACATACCACTGATTGGATTAGTGCATCCTGCACATTTCTTGGCATACAGGTTACAGAAGCAGTTGAGGCAATAAGGGAAGTTGTCCCGAGAAGTGAAGCGCTGTCCAGACAACTGATTCTTGCATCCTGTGCAGAGAAAGCAATCCTTGTGCCAGGGCTGATCACGGTAAGTCACTCCTCCAGTGGTGATGGGCTGCCAGAAAGGACAGCAGTTAGACTTTAACATCAAGAGCAACATCATGGAAGAAGGACATGGCTACTATTACTATGTTCTGAAtagatcattgaaaaaaaaaggttttatagtTCAGCTCTAAATGGTAAAGGGGGAGAATGGCTACTGATTTGACAGTCGAATAGTTTAGGTAAAAAATAATCGAACAGGTCGACTGATCATGTTGTATTAAATATCTGGTGCTCTGTTTGTGAACATACTGTTTAGAATCACTTTTCTGTGCACTACATTTTAAAGCtggtagaattttttttaaactattagcGTAAAATTCCATTTCTATGTTAATGAATTGCAGCCACAACTGCCCTTCCATCCATCTGAAACTGCATGCTTCATAATTCACAATCACATGACAAGTCAACTGCCACTTTTCTCTCCTGCTTCTCTTAACAAGCTTCTCATTGGGTTAGGCACCTGCTCATCTCAGTGTTATCACAGAGAGTCTATTTGCAACTTGAAGTGGTCTTGAATGCATTTATATCAACAGCGTAACACTAAGAACATAGAGAGTCAATCTGGGTTATGTAAAACCCAGCCCACAATATTTTTAGGTACCTACCTTCTTGCACTGCACACATTGCATGGCAAACTGCTTCTCATAGCACGGCACGCAGTAGTTCTGATTGTCCTTGGGAATAAAGCTCTTGGTTCCAATGGGCTGTTGGCAACGCTGGCAGATGAAGCAGGTCTCATGCCAGCTGTTGCCTTTATGCTCCATCTTGCGAGTGCCTGTTTTGGAAAGACAGATAAAAGAATGTCTATGTTTTGCATGACATATTCAACATGTAAATAATGGCAGTAAGCAAGTATTAATGTTATTGTCCTATCAGAGATGTCACACTTCATTTCAGCTCTTGTGCCCAGGGGAAGTTTCAAGGCACCAAAAAAGTgaactaattattatttattttttagcagacgcccttatccagggtgactttacaagatatcacattatacagatatcacattatttttttatatacaattacccatttatacagttgggtttttactggagcaatctaggtaaagttccttgctcaagggtagagcagcattgtcccccaccgggtattgaacccacaaccctccggtcaagagtccagagccctaaccactactccacactgctgccctgtgtaatTGATCCAGTTTGGAAAAAGatcacacacaaatacataataCAGCAACACAACCCTGGGCGACTATAAATATAagacaaatttaaaaacaaagtcatAAAACAGTAACAGTATTGCGCTTTGTGGTTGaatttaattcaattcaatttagTTTCTTAGTCCTttatgtaaaacataaaaaagtatgTCAAGTAGACCAACATTCAGCCAGTGCCTTCATCATTACACTGATAAAGGTTATAGCAGCCACAATGTTTGTGTACTTGAGTTTCCTTCTAATCAGTTTTTGGAGTTATGGATGATCCTCAAGCTCTCAACCCTCAGTGCCACCAGTTGATATAAAGACTGACCTGGCATAATAGTCTTCTTGCACTCATGGCATTTGGAGGAGTACTCATTGGAATAGCACTCGGTGCACAGCAGCTGCTCCTCCTTGGCAGAGAAGGGCTTGTCTACCAGTGAGCGCTTGCACTGGAAACAATGGAAGCAGTCTTCATGCCAGTGGCGGTCTTTGTAGGACAGGTCCTGGAACAGAACAGCAGTGCCTTGTGAGTACTCTTCAAACAAAAACGTGCTGCAGTTAAATACTTGTGGCTTTAAACTGTCTTGCAGGATCAGGTATTATTACTGTATCTCCAGACTGATACATTTTCCTTGACCTGCAAAGAGTCAGTTGTCTCTATAAATCTATGGAAAACATTCTATTAGTAAGTGATTGATAATGGTGAgaatcaataaaacatttttttcaagaTCATaactatatattttgtatgttttaagaGTGCAGTATTTTGCATTCTGTGTAAGGCTTGAAACATCTAAGACAGATGCAAACTCTTAGAATGATAAGGTATTGAAGATAATGTAAATCATgttgcaaaataaatgttttagctGTTTTGGAATGAAGTCGCTAGAAGAAGAATCAAGATAAACACTACTCTAAGCTAGCTGTTTATATTTCCCCATTGGCAATTTACCATTATAGTCAGGAATTGTTTGCGTAGGATCTTCTTTGTGCACAAGATAGGAGCCAATGGGGACATGACTTAATAATTCTTCTTCtgctatatttattcatttatataagTGGTCACACAGAATCAGACATTTTTTTGGGTAACAGATTGTActacaatacattaaatacaagactTGGGACTGTGGGCATCTTGGCAGGTGGTCTAATAAAGAATCAAAGGAAGGATGGGCACAGAGATCATTGTCCCAGCCCAGCTCAGTGGAGTAAAATGATTTTGATCTTCAATGGTAGATTTGGAATGAGTACTGAGCATAACAAATGCTAAAGTATTTGTAACAGGAAGCTGGTGACACACACAAGGTTTGAATAATGCATATATAGTATTCTGTTCTAAAATGAATGCCCCACAGGAGATGTGAAATGTCAATGCAGCACTGTCTGGTTTTTATAAACAGAGCTACAAACAACGTTTCCACTAAAGTGGTTTGTGGATGCCAAAAGCATGATTAACAACATGTGTTGCAATTGAATTTTCAACATCCAAACAGAGCAGGAGCTGGAGCAACAGAATAAAAATAGTTTTCATAAATTCCATCATGATGAATCAACTACCCTGCAGAAAGGTTATTTTGCAATATGGAAAATTTCCTAAATCCATTAGTAAGACCCATATAACTGACTTCTGTATACACCCAACCCCAGCTAGTTATTACGCAAGCCTGAACTTTTTGTTGTGTCTGAAACATTTTCCTTGTGATTTGGTAAATATTATTGCTGCATTAGGGCTGTTTTTATCATTTCTATTTAATGTTTGTAAATTAAAAGCTAAAGACTATAGACTAACAGCACTGCTTACAAGCAGACATATTACAACCACAGTTCTGAATTATTAATTGGTAAGTTCCCAGCCAGCACACAACAGAGTTTTTGTTGGAAAGTTAAGCAGTAGTAGCTCCCCATGACCAGAAAACaatggatttctttttctttaaatgtagtAGTCGCTAATcgttttttatcattttctcccaatttagaatagccacccaccatgcagccacctcagagctacagcgtcggaggacaacgcagctctcgggcagcttacaggcaagcccgcaggcgcctggccagactacaggggtcactagtgcacggtgagccaagaacaccctggccgacctaatatgcaatactttacatttcttaacattaaaatgagtTTGCTACACGTTTGCCCAGTTACAGAACAGGTCCAAAtccctttgaattagctgggctgcGGATTGAGTCCACTTCTCCCCCAAGTATGGTATCTTCTGCAAATGTAACAATCTTAGAATGTGTATCTTgatccaagtcatttatataaagGAGGAACAGTAAGGGTCCAAGTACAGTTCTAATTGCTTTGTATAATAATTTGCTGTCATTTATATACTGACCTGGGGGTCTGTAACATACCCCAATAGAAAACACATTTACCTACCAGCTCTATCCAAATTGACTCGCCTGAGATAAATTCTCTACTATATAGAGCTATACACCTCCTCCTCTCCTATCTAGTCTTTCAGAATAGTTTATACCCCTGTATGTGgaattctagttattattattattattattattattattattattattattattattttcttagcagacgctctagTTCTAAATGTATTTCTGATGCTTCTGGCATTTAGACACAGGCATTTCCTTGTTGATTGTCTTACTGTACACCTTTAGCCCTAACTAGAACCTGATTTTGGTCCCCACTCATACCAGGAAACCACAACATATTTATATTGTACTACTGAAAGAAAAAGTCCTCCATAGTACAACAAATGTCTTTCTATCCTCTGCTGAGCTAGGTCCTGATAATGGAGAGAGGAAACCCCTTAGTTATCTATCAAACTGTATTCAATGTCTCTTTGGTTATTTGGCACTATGACGGCTCTGGCGAAAGGTTTGTCTTTCACAGCTGTTGGGATGTGTCTTGCATGACTGCTCACTGAGCTGCAGTAAAGTCGATGCGGCACAGATCTGACAGCCAATGTCACTAACAGGGCAGGTCCAGCTGTGCTCGCTTACACACCAGCTGATCCAAGCCTAAGGAGTGTTCATACAGCAAGCATACCAATGACTTGGGTTATGTATCATTCCCCACTTTAAATAACacaagctttaactcatgagaaGCCTTTAGTTTCTGTGGGATAATTGCAAATGGAATCTTTCCAATTTCTGAATCAAGATAAAATTAATTATGATTATGAATTATAACTTTTACTTGTAGATTATTATTAGGTGGCTTTGTGAACATTACGACAGAGGGGAAAGTGGGGCATAACACAACATTAATGATAAGTAATTAATACTATACTAAATAACTAAAAGTAATAAAAATGACACTAAATAAGGTTACAGCAGATGGACTGTAACCTATTTAGTTATGGGTTTTGTAATGTCCCACCAGTGCATTCTCCAATAGGACACATGGCTGACTGCTAGAGGGCAGGAGCAGTGTGACATACTTTGCTGTTGCAGCCGATGGGTTTTTTGCATTCCTCACAGTTATTGGAGTACAGGCTCTCATAGCACTTGACACAGTACGGATTCTCCTCCCGAAGGACGTACTTCTTCCCAAACAGGGACTCCTTGCAGTAGTGGCAGTCATACCGCTCGGTCATCCTGACACCTGGGAAGCTTCTCTCACCTGAGCAACAAAAAGGGAATCGCTACTTTACAGATCAATATTAAACCGTATCATTACATATTTATAATCCCAGTAAGGAAGTGCATCATTTTTTTACCTGTAATTTTTTACACACATTTTTCAGAGAATAAGGCTGTACAGATAGTCGTTATAAATCATTTCTATGAAATCAACCACTGGGTGATGGATCTGTCCTGATTCCAGCACATCTCATCCTGTGTGCAGATGTTTCTCATACATAGAACCCTACAGCacttgaaagtaaaataaagaaataaacagaacTGTATTTATTAGCTGATTTAATTAATTCTCAATTAAGATCTTTGTTGTAATGATTTATATAAAAGTATATCTTTAAAACGTGGTAAGTGAATTTTGAGTAAATGTACTCAATTTTACAAAagatttctttttgtattatCTGTTCTTTTTATCTCAATTAAGTAATGTTCTTTAAGTGCATATGCACAAAATGTAAGGTAACCCCCCCCACTACATTAGCTTTTACCCTGAGAGTCCGGATGCACATGGCATCATTCTTGATTTGACAGTGttcagctctggccaaatgttttgcatcaccctacagaattaactcattttgcttcataaagtcgaattaaacctgctgaataatgttatgttaacatattgaattacatatcactGTATACTAAAcgaaaaatactgtactgctgttatagcttcctgtattttctttgattacatgatgttaaataaaaggtctaaattGTGTTaatctgcttttttttgtttgtttgtttgtttattatgtctcaatcctaaaattgaaggtgatgcaacacttttgg
Encoded proteins:
- the LOC117406470 gene encoding four and a half LIM domains protein 2 isoform X4; translation: MPGTRKMEHKGNSWHETCFICQRCQQPIGTKSFIPKDNQNYCVPCYEKQFAMQCVQCKKPITTGGVTYRDQPWHKDCFLCTGCKNQLSGQRFTSRDNFPYCLNCFCNLYAKKCAGCTNPISGIGGSKYISFEERQWHNDCFNCKKCSVSLVGRGFLAERDDVLCPECGKDI
- the LOC117406470 gene encoding four and a half LIM domains protein 2 isoform X2; its protein translation is MTERYDCHYCKESLFGKKYVLREENPYCVKCYESLYSNNCEECKKPIGCNSKDLSYKDRHWHEDCFHCFQCKRSLVDKPFSAKEEQLLCTECYSNEYSSKCHECKKTIMPGTRKMEHKGNSWHETCFICQRCQQPIGTKSFIPKDNQNYCVPCYEKQFAMQCVQCKKPITTGGVTYRDQPWHKDCFLCTGCKNQLSGQRFTSRDNFPYCLNCFCNLYAKKCAGCTNPISGIGGSKYISFEERQWHNDCFNCKKCSVSLVGRGFLAERDDVLCPECGKDI